A single region of the Liolophura sinensis isolate JHLJ2023 chromosome 9, CUHK_Ljap_v2, whole genome shotgun sequence genome encodes:
- the LOC135475208 gene encoding sodium-dependent proline transporter-like isoform X2: MTKGKQVISGSKESVGTVDTERVDDEGDRGQWGSKAEFILSCVGLSVGLGNVWRFPVLAYENGGAAFLIPYIILQLLIGKPMYFMELAMGQFSNLGPTGVWKMNPMAKGIGVSMALISIIVAIYYNVIMAYTLYYFFATMQTTLPWTTCPDNTWLDRGCVTRKSDTVMGDVKPGLMGCRENFTDVYHLCICDKNDISLNYNRSDGCFFEIYYVYKEMEYDADKHNDSVLTVYEKDGKQMVNASVPMANTTCDKWCVQRRTAAEIYFYDEVIKRSDTIENTGTPIWYLALCLMLSWIVVVLCLIKGVKSSGKVVYFTATFPYVILLVLLIRGALLPGAGEGVLYFLVPKWSKLLELDVWRNAASQMFFSLSVSFGGIIMFGSYNKFKNNVYTDALFISVMDIVTSIIAGFVIFTTLGNMSQELGIPIEEVAQKGYGLAFVAYPEALSRLPVPHLWSLLFFFMLFTLGLDSEFALLETALTCLQDEIPKLRKYKWLLCVASGAVFYLLALPCTTPAGDYVVTLMDTYGASFSVLFVAASEMIAIMWVYRVNRFMNDVKYMLGYAPHPEPYWIFCWVFAAPVLILLLLGYTFAQHSPPTYPDESQFSTSAQVIGWLIAAVVMLPIPVWAIVKTVMAGGNPCKASRPTSDWGPACGSGSTDALDAHPMYAQSNGASKGKENLAFDRY; this comes from the exons AAATGGCGGAG CCGCCTTCCTTATCCCTTACATCATCCTCCAGCTGCTCATTGGTAAACCTATGTACTTCATGGAACTGGCTATGGGCCAGTTCTCAAACCTTGGGCCTACAGGAGTATGGAAGATGAACCCGATGGCGAAAG GAATCGGAGTTTCCATGGCCCTAATTTCAATCATCGTGGCTATCTACTACAATGTTATCATGGCCTACACACTATATTACTTCTTCGCCACAATGCAGACGACGTTGCCATGGACAACTTGTCCTGAT AACACCTGGCTAGACCGTGGCTGTGTCACGCGAAAGTCTGATACCGTCATGGGCGACGTCAAACCCGGGCTTATGGGCTGTAGGGAAAACTTTACCGATGTGTATCACCTCTGCATCTGTGACAAAAACGATATCAGTCTAAACTACAATAGATCAGATGGCTGCTTTTTCGAAATTTACTATGTGTACAAGGAGATGGAATATGACGCAGACAAGCACAATGACTCCGTGCTGACGGTATACGAGAAGGATGGCAAACAGATGGTGAACGCGTCGGTACCGATGGCGAATACGACCTGTGATAAGTGGTGCGTCCAGAGAAGAACAGCTGCAGAGATATACTTCTA TGACGAGGTGATAAAGCGGTCGGATACAATTGAAAACACTGGTACGCCAATTTGGTATCTAGCCCTGTGTTTGATGTTGTCGTGGATTGTCGTCGTCCTCTGTTTGATCAAGGGAGTTAAATCGTCTGGAAAG GTGGTATATTTCACAGCTACGTTTCCATACGTGATCTTGTTGGTGTTGTTGATCAGAGGTGCCTTACTGCCTGGAGCCGGGGAGGGTGTCCTCTACTTTCTCGTCCCGAAGTGGAGCAAACTGTTGGAGTTAGAT GTATGGCGTAATGCTGCCTCCCAGATGTTCTTCTCTCTCAGCGTGTCTTTTGGGGGAATCATCATGTTTGGAAGTTAcaataaattcaaaaacaacGTGTACAC GGACGCTTTGTTCATCAGCGTTATGGACATCGTCACTAGCATCATCGCcggttttgtcatttttacaaCTCTTGGTAACATGTCCCAGGAACTTGGCATCCCCATTGAAGAGGTGGCACAGAAAG GATATGGTCTAGCCTTCGTCGCTTACCCAGAAGCCCTGTCTCGACTTCCGGTCCCACATTTATGGTCCCTGTTGTTCTTCTTTATGTTGTTCACACTGGGATTGGACAGTGAG TTTGCCTTGTTAGAGACAGCCTTGACCTGTCTCCAGGACGAGATCCCTAAGTTAAGGAAGTACAAATGGCTTCTGTGTGTCGCGTCTGGAGCCGTGTTCTACCTACTCGCCCTCCCCTGTACTACTCCG GCCGGAGATTACGTTGTTACATTAATGGACACCTACGGAGCCAGCTTCTCTGTGCTCTTCGTCGCTGCCTCTGAGATGATTGCCATTATGTGGGTTTACC GTGTGAATCGCTTTATGAACGATGTCAAGTATATGCTGGGTTACGCTCCTCATCCGGAACCATATTGGATTTTCTGCTGGGTCTTTGCGGCTCCAGTCCTTATCTTG CTTCTGCTCGGTTACACCTTCGCCCAGCATTCGCCTCCCACGTACCCAGATGAAAGTCAGTTCTCCACATCAGCTCAGGTGATTGGATGGTTGATCGCTGCTGTAGTCATGCTCCCAATCCCTGTCTGGGCCATCGTCAAAACCGTCATGGCGGGCGGAAATCCCTGCAAG GCTTCCCGTCCTACTTCAGACTGGGGTCCTGCGTGTGGTTCTGGAAGCACTGATGCCTTGGATGCTCACCCGATGTATGCCCAAAGTAACGGTGCCAGCAAAGGAAAGGAAAACTTGGCATTCGATAGATATTAA
- the LOC135475747 gene encoding kynurenine formamidase-like, whose amino-acid sequence MAPLLLLVVLSVTLQASAKKEFVDLSQEHKPGIVAYPIHSRSKRESVDVKIEYNTFQTVEHYGTHVDVPCHMMEGKWRLHEVPVSQFTGPAVVIDLTDRAADNPDAGVTVADIEAYHLFPYPGFHANTTKWLVENRSTFHGIGVDTISLDRGLSKTFRAYLNLFAGNKVGFETLANLEKIPEAGAMFHGIPINLYDGSGCPVRTYAIVDSDSSASSRLTPMAFVGMLAVGMQAVRLRFM is encoded by the exons ATGGCTcccttgttgttgttggtggttTTGTCCGTGACCCTACAAGCCAGTGCTAAGAAGGAATTTGTGGACCTGTCCCAGGAGCATAAACCCGGGATCGTGGCCTACCCTATTCACAGTCGATCAAAGAGG GAATCAGTTGATGTGAA GATAGAATATAACACTTTCCAGACAGTGGAGCATTATGGGACACACGTGGATGTTCCCTGTCACATGATGGAGGGAAAATGGCGCCTTCACGAAGTTCCTGTCAGTCAGTTTACGGGTCCTGCGGTTGTGATTGACCTCACGGATCGAGCCGCGGATAACCCTGATGCCGGGGTCACGGTGGCCGATATTGAAGC ATACCACCTCTTTCCGTATCCTGGTTTTCACGCAAATACAACGAAATGGCTGGTGGAAAATCGGTCCACTTTCCACGGGATTGGCGTGGACACTATTTCACTAGACCGTGGATTAAGCAAAACATTCAGAGCATATTTAAACCTCTTCGCTGGCAATAAAGTTGGGTTTGAAACTCTGGCTAACTTGGAAAAGATTCCTGAAGCGGGAGCCATGTTCCATGGCATTCCCATAAACCTCTACGACGGAAGTGGATGTCCCGTCCGCACCTACGCCATTGTCGACTCGGATTCCAGCGCGTCTTCTCGTCTCACACCGATGGCATTCGTGGGAATGCTAGCTGTCGGAATGCAGGCCGTTCGTCTGCGTTTCATGTAA